Genomic DNA from bacterium:
ATGAAGGGACTGCCGACGGATGAACCCGATGCGCCTTTTGCCTTTCTGTTGCAGTGCGAAGAACCCTACACGGCCGAGATGATCCGCCGGCGTCTGCTCGAGTTCAACGTCGTCTGTGAAGCGGATGACCGGGATGGCGTGATTGCCTTGCCTTGTCACGCATCGCTTGCCCCGCGCCACGTGGAGTATATTTTCGGAGCCTTCCGCGGAATGGTGAATCCCTGCTATACGTTTGTGAGAAAGGACCCGGCCGAAACCGAATGAGTGTGGATCGCTTCCTGATCACCGGCGGAGCCGGTTTTATCGGCTCCAATATTGCCGCCGAACTTGTGAAACGCGGCCACGATGTTGCCATCTTCGATAATTTTTCCACCGGCCGCCGCGAAAATCTCGAGAAAATCGAACGGGATATCGAGATCATTCCCGGCGACCTCCGCGATGCCGATGCCGTGAAGAAGGCGGCAACTGGCCGAACCTTCATTCTTCATCAAGCCGCGCTTCCCAGCGTCTCGCGCTCCGTACAGGATCCCCTCGCGACCAACGAGGTCAACGTCGCGGGGACGTTGAACCTGCTTGTGGCGGCCCGCGATGTCGCCGTTCGCCGCGTCGTGCTGGCGTCGTCGTCGTCCGTCTATGGAGACACGCCCAGTTTGCCGAAAGTGGAGACAATGCCGGTCCTGCCCATGTCTCCCTATGCCGTGAGCAAACTGGCGGCGGAAAAGTACGCTGCGGCTTTTTTCAAAGTCTACGGACTGGAGACGGTGGCGTTGCGCTATTTCAACGTCTTCGGTCCCCGTCAGGATCCGACGTCGCAGTACTCTGCCGTGATCCCCCGCTTCATCACGGCCATCATGCGCGGAGAACAACCGACCGTCTATGGCGACGGCCTGCAATCCCGGGACTTCACCTTTGTTGCCAATGTGATCGAGGCCAATCTCTTGGCCTGCCACTCGCCGAACGTCGCCGGAGAATTCTTCAATGTGGCGTGCGGGCAGCGCTTCACCTTGCTGGAATTGCTGACTGAGATTTGTCAAATCATGGACAAACGGATGGAACCGCGACACGAGGCAGCGCGACCCGGTGACGTGCGCCACTCCCTTGCCGACGTGTCGAAGCTTCGCGCGGCGACCGGCTACGAGGCGAAAATCGGATTTCGCGAAGGTCTTGAGCGAACCATTCAACATTTTATGGGAGCCTCTTCTTGAACGTACCGATCTTGAATCTACCCGCCCAGTTCCAGAGTATCCGTGACGAGGTTCTGGCGGCCGTAACCGAAGTTTTTGAAACCCAATACTTCGTTCTGGGGCCGCGAGTGAAGGAACTGGAGACGAGGATGGCCGCCCTCGCCGGAATGCCTCATGGAGTTGGCGTTTCTTCGGGAACCGACGCCTTGATTCTCGCGCTGATGGCGGCCGGTATCTCGAACGGCGATGACGTCATCACGACTCCCTACTCGTTCTTCTCCAGCGTCAGCTGCATCATACGCGTCGGTGCGAAACCGGTCTTTGTGGACATAGATCCCGAAACGTACAATGCCGACGTCTCACGCTTGGAAAGTGTAATAACCGATCGAACCCGAGCCGCGATTCCGGTGCATCTGTTCGGCTTGGTCTGCGAGCCGGAACCGTGGCGAATAATCGCCGGAAAGCATGAACTCACCATCATCGAGGACGCTTGTCAGGCGGTGGGAGCCCGCCGGGACGGATTCACGGCCGGCGGCATCGGCGACTTCGGCTGTTTCTCATTCTATCCGACCAAAAATCTCGGCGGCGCCGGCGACGGTGGAATGGTGCTCGTGCGCGATGAAAAGGCGGCACAACTCGTTCGCATGGACAGAGTCCACGGCGGACGGGATCGCTATCACCATGACCGCGTCGGAATCTGCGGCCGATTGGACGAGCTGCAGGCCGCCGTCTTGCTGGTGAAGATCAAGCATCTCGAAGAGTGGAACGAACAACGGCGGCGCTTGGCGCGGTTGTATGATAATCTGCTCGCGTCCACTCCGGTCAATCTTCCCCGAGTGCCGCAGGACGCCTATCACACGTACCATCAGTACGTGATCCGCGCGCCGCGCCGGGATGAACTCCGCGACTTCCTGCGAAGCCGGGGAATCGGATGTGACGTGTACTATCCCGTTCCGCTGCATCTCCAGCCGTGCTTCGAGTTCCTCGGCTATCGGCAAGGTCAGTTTCCCGAGGCGGAAAAACTGGCGCTGGAGGCACTGGCCCTGCCTATGTATGCTGAACTCACAACGGAACAGGTGGAAACGGTCTGCCGTGCAATCACGGAGTTCTACGGTGCAGGTTGCTGAACACACTCACCGACTGATGAACGTTCCCCGGACTGTACCGTAGAGAAATGAGTCGTGATGACGCCCACGAACGAACAGTCCATTTGGGTTCGCGTGTTCTGCCAGATCACCGACGTGGTGATGATTGTGGTGGCATTCGTCACGTCGTTCGCCATGCGTTCGCAGATTCGTGCGGTCTTCTTTTTTGGTACCGCGCAGACGGTGGACGATTACTACAATGTTATGATCGTGGCGGTGATCGTGTGGTGGCTGATCCTCGACGCGCAGAAGGCGTATTCCGAGACGCGACGATTGACGCTTGCGCACGACATCAAGATCGTCTTCCGCACCAGCATTCTGGCTACAATGATCGTTCTCGGTTTGGCCTATATGCTGCGAGTCGAGACGCCTCCCCGAGCCGCCACCGGTTTGTTCGTTATTTTTGCGGTTTGTCTGCTGTCGTTGAATCGGGTCTTCTTTCGCTATCTTCGGGCTTTCCTTCGACAAGAAGGTGCGCTGGCGAAGACGATCCTCATTGTCGGGTCGGGACAGAAAGCCCAACGCTTTCTCACTTCGATCCGCCGCCATGCGGAATGGGGAGTGGACTTGATCGGCTTCGTCGAGCACGAACCCGAGCGGATCGGTCTCGAGATTATGGGAGCCAAAGTGCTGGGCGGCCCGGAGGATTTGCCGCGAATCCTCCACGAACACCCGATTCACGAAGTCGTGTTTGCCATTCCCAGCCGGCAGCTTGAATCGTGCACGGACATGCTTGCCCTCTGCGAACAAGAGGGCGTGAATACCGTCATTCTGTCGAATTTCTTCTCGGGACTGGTGGCGCAGGTGGAGACGGATATTCTCTATGATCAGCCCGTGCTCGTCTATCGAACGACGCACCACAAGGAGTGGCAGTTGTTTGTGAAGCGACTGTTCGACATCGCCTTCGCCGCGACATTTTTGATTCTGCTGTTTCCGCTGCTGGCCGCCATCGCGATCGCCATCAAGCTGGATGACGGTGGGCCCATGTTCTATACGTGGAAAGTCGTGGGGCGTGACAAGCGGAATTTCCAGGGGTACAAGTTCCGGACGATGGTGGTGGATGCCGACAGGCTCAAAGAGAAACTGATGGCCAAGAATGAGATGAGCGGCATCGCTTTCAAAATGAAGCAGGACCCGCGCATCACGCGAGTCGGTCACTTTCTGCGCAAATACAGTCTGGACGAGCTGCCGCAACTGTGGAGCGTCTTGCTGGGTCAAATGTCCATCGTCGGACCGCGTCCGCCGCTGGAATCGGAGCTTCGACGATTCGAAAGCTGGCACCGGCGAAAACTCTCCGTCAAGCCGGGTTTGACCTGCCTGTGGCAAATCTCGGGTCGGAGTGCGATTACGGATTTTGATGAATGGATCAAGCTGGATCTCGCCTATATTGACAACTGGTCACTCTGGCTCGATTTCAAAATTCTGCTCAAGACAATCCCCGTCGTCCTGGTGGGACGGGGTGCTCAATGACGATTTCATAGGAAACTGGACATGCGTGTTCTGGTGACGGGCGGAGCCGGATTCATCGGTTCGCATACGGTGGACGCGCTGCTTGCCCGCGGGTGCGAAGTGACGATTCTCGACAGCCTCGAGAAACCGGTCCATCTCAAGGGCAAGCCGGACTATTTGCCGGCCAAGGCTCGCTTCATCGAGGGTGATGTTCGCCGGCGCGAGGATGTTCTTGCCGCACTGGACGGTGTTGAGGCCGTATTTCACTTTGCCGCCTATCAGGACTACCTTCCCAACTTCAGCAAATTTTTCCACGTCAACTCCGTCGGCACGGCGCTCATTTTCGAATTGATCGTAGAGAAGAAACTGCCCGTTAGGAAAGTAATCGTTGCGTCATCGCAAGCCGTTGCGGGCGAAGGCGTCTATGCGTCGGCGGCGGGTGAGTTCTTTCGTCCCGACATCCGGCCGCTTGCGCAACTGGAAGCGGGTGAATGGGAATTTCGCCATCCTGCCACCGGGGAAGTGTTGCAGTGGAAACCGACGCCGGAGACCCACGCCAATCCGCAGAATCAGTATGCGCTGTCGAAGTACTCGCAGGAACTGATGACGCTTGCCTTCGGCAAGCGCTACGAAATTCCATCGGTGGCGATGCGCTACTCTATCGTGCAGGGTCCGCGGCAGAGTTTTTACAACAGCTACTCCGGTGCCTGCCGGATCTTTTCGCTGAACTATTTTTTCGATCGCGCTCCCGTGATCTATGAAGACGGGATGCAGGTGCGCGACTTCGTGAATATCCAAGACGTAGTGCGGGCGAATCTGTTGGCGCTCGACGACGACCGAGCCAACTACGAGATGCTTAACGTGGGCGGGGGAACGGCTTACACCGTCCGCGATTTCTGCGACATCGTGGCTCGGGAGTTCGGACGCGCGGAGATCCCCCCGCGCATGTCGGGCTTGTTCCGCTTTGGAGACACTCGACATTCCATCTCGGATATCAGCAAGCTTCAACGGCTGGGATGGACTCCCCGGGAGTCGCCGGCAGTGTCCGTTCATCAGTACCGCGAATATCTGGAACAACAAACCGACATTGAAGACATCATGGAGTTCGCGGAGAAAAACATGCGCTCGATGAACGTCGTCCGCGCCGCGCGAAAGGTGGTGCAGTCGTGAGGATTCTTGTGACGGGCGGAGCGGGATTCATTGGTTCGCATGTCGCAGACGGTTTCATCGCCGACGGTCACGACGTCGCCGTTCTCGACGATCTCAGCACGGGATTCCGCCACAACGTGCCGGCCAAAGCGAGGTTCTACAAAGGCGATATCCGTGACCGCGATTTCGTACGAAAATCCTTTGCCGACTTCCGGCCTGATGTTGTGGACCACCACGCCGCCCAGATGGACGTTCGTCGTTCCCTCGACGATCCGCTCTTCGACGCCGAGTGCAACGTGCTCGGATCCTTGAACGTGATTCTCGAGGCGGTGCGCTGCGGCGCAGAACGCATGATCTACGCTTCGACGGGGGGGGCGGTCTACGGCGAGCCGGAGTTTCTGCCCGTTAATGAGCGGCATCCGCTTCGACCTGAGTGCGCTTACGGTATATCCAAGCATACCGTTGAGCATTATCTGTTTCTGTATCGGATGCTCGAGGGACTTGACTATCTGGTCTTGCGCTATCCCAACGTATACGGTCCTCGTCAGAATCCGCATGGCGAAGCGGGCGTCAACGCCATTTTCATCGGCCTCATGCTCGAAGAAAAGACTCCCGTCATCTTCGGTGATGGCGAGCAACTTCGCGATTACGTGTATATCTCGGACATTGTCGAGGCCAATCGGCTCGCTCTCACAAAGGGAGCGGGTGAGATATTGAATATTGGTTCGGGTGTGGGCCGATCCGTTAATGAGATATTTTCAACCCTCGCGGAAATTCTGAATTTCAACAAGCCGCCTGAGCACGCGCCCGCCCGCCCGGGAGAGATCAAGCGAGTCTATCTCGACGCTGCGCGAGCTGGTCAGATTCTCGGCTGGAAACCTCGCGTTGCGTTTGAAGACGGTCTGCGCGAGACGGTCAAGTGGCATATGACGCAGCGTGAAGTGACGGCGTGAAGGCAATCCTGCTCGCAGCCGGACTGGGAACCCGGCTCGGTTCTCTGACCAACAAGACTCCGAAGTGCCTGTTGCCGATCGGCGGAGTTCCGCTTCTGGGGCACTGGCTGCGGCTTCTCGAGCAATGCGGAGTGAGCGAGGCCCTGGTAAACCTCCATCATCATGCCGACTCGGTTCGTGATTATCTGTCCACGGTGAAAACAACCGTTCACGTAACCACTTTTTTCGAGCCGGAACTTCTCGGCAGCGCCGGAACGATACGTGCGGTGTGGGATTTCGTGGCGAGCGAAGAGGATTTTTTCATCATCTACGCGGACAATCTCGCCATCCTTGACCTCGCCCGTCTGTGGGCGTTCCACGAACGGATGAAGCAGCCGCTTCTTTCGGCGGTGGCGTATCCGACCGATGAACCCCGGCGCTGCGGTATTCTCGAACTGGCGGACGACGGGCGTGTGGTCAGTTTTGAAGAGAAGCCCGAGTGTCCCCGCAGCAACTCCGCCAACGCCGGAATTCACGTTGCCAACGGAAAACTGTGGGAGTGGCTTCCCGAGACGACGCCCGCCGACTTTGGATTCCACGTTCTTCCGCGCCTCGTCGGCCGGATGTACGGATACGTAACAGACGAATATATTCAGGATATCGGCACGCCGGAATCGTACGTACGCGCACAGCAAGCCTGGGAAACGCGAGAACACTGAATGGTTATTTCACAGACGCCCCTGCGAATCAGCTTTGCCGGGGGCGGCTCCGACCTGTCGGAATTCTACCGCGACGGCGCCGGACAGGTTATTTCGAGCGCGATTGACAAATACATCTTTGTCATCATCAAAGAGCGGTTCGACAATAACATCGTCCTCAACTACTCGAGCAAGGAAATCGTCGAGGACGTGTCCGAGATCAAACACGAACTGATCCGCGAAGCCATGATCATGACCGGGATGCGTCGCGGAGTGGAGATCTCGACGCTGGCCGACATTCCGTCCGAGGGCAGCGGTCTCGGCTCGTCGTCGTCGCTCATTGTCGGTCTTCTGAATGCGATGTATATGTATCAGGGCCGGCAGGTGACGGCTGAGCGACTGGCGGAAGAAGCGTGTGAAATCGAAATCGAGCGCTGCGGACGGCCGATCGGAAAGCAGGATCAATACATCGCCGCCTTCGGCGGTCTTCGCACGTTCGAGTTTCACCCTGACGGCACGGTGACGAACCAGCTGGTGGAGCTGCCCGCACGCGCATTGTGGCAGTTCGGCAGCAGTCTCATGCTCTTCTACACTTATCGGACGCGGAATTCGGCGGAAATTCTCACCGAGCAGAAAAAAGTGACTCGCGATCGCCGGAAGATAATTGAGGGCATGTTGCCGCTGGTCGGAAAAATCCAGGACGCGCTGCTCGCTCGCCGTTTCGATGACGTGGGCTACGCTCTGCACGAGGGCTGGATGCTGAAACGCAAGATGGCGTCCCGCATCAGTGATTCGCAGATAGATGAACTCTATGATCGCGCGCTGAAATCCGGCGCGTTGGGCGGCAAAATCGCCGGTGCCGGCGGCGGTGGTTTCCTGCTGCTGTATGTACCGCCGGTTCATCAGGAGCGTGTCCGCTCGGTAATGTCCGATTTGTTCGAACTGACCTTCTTGCCGGAACGGGACGGAAGCAAGGTAATCTTCAATCTCCGACGATACTCTTTCAAGTGACATGAATGAACGACGCCGACATATCTACGCCTATCTGAATACGCTGAAGAGTGTGCTGGATTCCTTGCCCGTTGACGCCATTGAGCGGGTTCTTGACGTACTCGAAAAAGCATATCGGGCGGATAAAACCATTTTTATCTGCGGCAACGGCGGCTCTGCCGCGACCGCCAGTCATTGGACGTGCGATTTCGCCAAAGGCACGGTTGCGCCCGGGGCGAAACGGCTGCGGATGATTTGCCTGAACGACAGCGTGACGACGCTCACCGCCTACGCCAACGACGTGAGCTACGATCAGGTCTTCGCCGAGCCGCTGCGCACCTTCGCAAAAGCTGGTGATGCCATCGTCTTGCTGACCGCCTCGGGCAATTCGCCGAGTATTCTCGAAGCGGCCCGCGCGGCTCGGGAGCTCGGCGTTACTTCCATCGGTTTGATCGGATTCGGCGGCGGAAAGCTGGCGTCGCTGGTGGATCATGCCGTGATTGTGCCTTGCCGCGAATATGGCCCGGTGGAAGACCTGCACATGATTCTCGATCACGTCATCAGCCTTCACCTGCGGGCGATCATCGCCGGCGGGCAAGGTACTTGCGAATAACTTCTGATTCCAGCGATTTCCCTCCCAGCAACTTGGTACGAGCCTAAACCATGAAACTTTGTGTCATCGGCACGTGCTACGTAGGACTCGTCACGGGGACGTGTCTTGCGGAGACCGGCCACGACGTCGTATGCGTTGACATTGACCGCGTGAAAATCGAATCTCTGAAGCGCGGCGAGATTCCCATTTATGAACCGGGACTGCAAGAGATATTAGTCCGCAATATCGAGAAAGGACGACTGCATTTCTCGACGGATCTGCCGGCGGTTATGGATCAGGCGGAGATTCTGATGATCGCCGTGGGAACTCCTCCCAGTGAAGATGGATCAGCCGACCTGTCGCATGTTCTGGCCGTTGCCGAGACGATCGGACGGCATCTGAAAAGCTACAAGATCGTCGTAAACAAGTCCACCGTACCCGTTGGATCGGGCGACTTGGTGCGTAAAAGGATTGCGTCGCTGACGAGTCAGGAATTCGATGTGGTCTCCAATCCCGAGTTTCTGAAAGAAGGCGATGCCGTCAACGACTTCATGAAACCCGACCGCATCGTTCTCGGTTTGCAGAGTGAGCGCGCGGAAGAGGCGATGAAGCGCCTCTACGCTCCTTTCCAGCGAACGGGACATCGTATTATTGTCATGGACGTGCGCTCGGCGGAGCTGACGAAATATGCCGCCAACGCACTCCTGGCGACCAAGATATCCTTCATGAACGAGATGGCGAATCTCTGCGAAGTGCTGGGTGCGGACGTCACGTCGGTAAGATATGGAGTCGGGTCCGATCCGCGAATCGGTTCGCAATTCCTGTTTCCGGGCGTCGGTTTCGGCGGATCCTGCTTCCCCAAGGACGTCACCGCACTGTCCCGAATGGGCGACGAGGCGGGAGTTCCGCTGCGAATCCTTCATGCCGTGACGGAAGTGAATGACCGACAGCGGCTGCGTCTGGTTGACAAAGTCGTGAAACGTTTCGGCGAGAACCTGAGCGGACGGACCTTTGCCCTATGGGGACTCGCGTTCAAACCGCGGACGGATGACATGCGCGAAGCTCCATCCATTTATACGGTGGATGCGCTCGTGAAGCGAGGCGCCGGCGTTCGCGGTTATGATCCGGCGGCTATGAAGGAAGCCAAAGGAGTAATGGGCAATAAGATTCGACTGTACGACGACGGCTACAGCCTGCTCGACGGTGCGGACGCGTTGCTCATCCTCACCGAGTGGCAGGAGTTCCGCGATCCGGACTTTGCGAGTATCAAGAAACGACTGAAGAATCCACTGATCTTCGACGGGAGGAATCTGTTCGAGCCGGAGGACATGCGCGCAGCCGGATTCGAGTATCACTGCATCGGCAGGTCATAGATGGGGAAATCGCGCGGCACTCGTTGGACGCGACGGGCAATCCCGATGGTTATCTCGACGCTCATCCTGTCGTGTGCGAAGGTCGGAGTGCCGCCCGGCGGACCGGAAGACAAAACGGGTCCGACGATTGTTTCGCATTTTCCCGAGAGCGATGCGATCAATGCGCCTCGCCGCATGATCGCCCGGCTTGAATTTTCCGAGCCGGTGAATCGTCCATCGGTGGAAGCGGCGCTGTTTCTGTCTCCCGATCCCCGGCAGCGATTGCGCTATCGTTGGAGCGGCCGCACTCTGGAATTGATTTATCTCGACTCACTGGACGCCGACCGTACCTACGTGATCAGCGTGGGAAGTCAAGCGAAAGACGAGCGCGGAAATCCTTGTGGTACGACGTACACCATCGCCTTCTCGACGGGTCAACAAATTGACCGGGGCAGCATCCGCGGTTGGATCGAAGGACTGGAAACGCCGCAAGCCGTGTCCTTGTGGGCCTATCGAATCGAGAGCGAAGCAAGCGTTGATCCGATACGACAAACCGCGGAGTACGGTGTGCAAGCCGACCGCGACGGCGGATTCCGCTTCGAGTATCTCAAGAACGGCAGCTATCGGGTTTTCGCCATCCACGACCGCAACCGCGATGGATTGTGGACACCGCCCGCAGAACCGGTGGGAGTCCCGCCGTGGGACGTGACGGTGAGCGAAATGAGCGTTCCCTGGATCTCATTGCGACTTGCCCAGCAGGACACGATTGCTGCTCTCATTCGCTCCTCGCGTGCGGTGAACGACAGGCTCGTTGACGTTCGGATGAATCGTCCGATCTCAACTCTCGCCGGCTGGTTTGTCGGACCGATGAAGGATACGATTGCCGTGCTGGATGCCTATGCCGACTCGGCCGGTGCCGACGAGTGGCACGTCTTTCCGGAACGGCGGTTGACCGAAGGGGATTGGCGGATCATTGCCGCGGGAGAAGACGTCTTCGGAAGCTTCTGGCAGGACGTGGATACATTCGAGGTTCGAGCGAGAGCGGACACGTCACGACCGCGAATCTATCGCATGGTACCCGCACCGCGCAGCCGCGCTCGCCTTACTCCCGAGAAAATCGCAATCGAGTTCACCGAACCGATTGAACTCGATCCGGAATTCGCCGCGATGAGTACGTTTGTCATCGGTGATTCGGACACCGTTGTCACGGAGTTCGTCCGTTCCGCGCCCCGCATGTTGGATATCGTTCCGGATCAATTGCTGCCGGAAGGCACGGGCTGCCGCATCTTCCTGTGGGCGTCCTCGATTCTCGATTTGTCAGGAAATGCGGTCGGCGACACTACGATTGCCTTCGATTTCTCGATTTGGCCCGCCGACAGCCTCGGCATGCTTGTCGGAAAGGTCGTGGACGTGGATAGCGGACGGTTCGCAGTCTACATCACCGCGGTTCGTGATCGAATGCCAACAGCCGCCACGGAGACTTCGGCGGGAGCGGAGTTCCGCATCGAGCGTCTTCCGGCGATCCAGTACGTACTTGAAGCGTTCCATGATCGCGATTACGACGGCAAATTCTCCTACGGTTCGGTTCGTCCGTTCGTGTTTTCCGAGCCGTTCTGGATTTCCTCGGATACGGTTTTGGTTCGCGCCCGATGGGAGTCTGAAACACAAATCAAATGGCCTTCCACGCAATAGCGACAAGATAATGCTTCATTCCGTTATCATGGCCGGCGGCGTGGGCGCGAGATTCTGGCCCATCAGCCGCCGCCAACGCCCCAAACAACTTCTCGATCTGCTCGGTGAAGGCTCGCTGATCGAGCAAACCCTCTCGCGGATCGAGCCGCTGGTAGCGCCGGAACGACGTTGGATCGTCACCAGTCCTTCGCAAGCGGGTCTGATCCACGAGATGGTTCCATCCCTGTCCGCCAGCCGGTTCATCCTTGAACCAATGGGAAAAAATACGGCGCCGGCCATCGGTCTCTCGGCCGTACATTTGCTTCGGCAGGATCCCGACGCGGTCATGCTGGTGCTTCCCGCCGATCACCGAATCTCGGAGGTGGAGAAGTTCCGTGAGTGTTTGATGACGGCGGTCGAAATGGTATCGAACTCGGATCGCTTGGCCACGTTGGGAATCGAACCCACTCGTCCCGAGACAGGTTATGGCTACATCCAGATAGATCGCGCCGCCGGAGCGATTTCTTCCGGCGTATGGCGAGTGAAAACGTTTGCCGAGAAACCGAATCCCACCGCGGCAAAACTATTCCTCGAGAGCG
This window encodes:
- a CDS encoding SDR family oxidoreductase, with the protein product MSVDRFLITGGAGFIGSNIAAELVKRGHDVAIFDNFSTGRRENLEKIERDIEIIPGDLRDADAVKKAATGRTFILHQAALPSVSRSVQDPLATNEVNVAGTLNLLVAARDVAVRRVVLASSSSVYGDTPSLPKVETMPVLPMSPYAVSKLAAEKYAAAFFKVYGLETVALRYFNVFGPRQDPTSQYSAVIPRFITAIMRGEQPTVYGDGLQSRDFTFVANVIEANLLACHSPNVAGEFFNVACGQRFTLLELLTEICQIMDKRMEPRHEAARPGDVRHSLADVSKLRAATGYEAKIGFREGLERTIQHFMGASS
- a CDS encoding DegT/DnrJ/EryC1/StrS family aminotransferase; this encodes MNVPILNLPAQFQSIRDEVLAAVTEVFETQYFVLGPRVKELETRMAALAGMPHGVGVSSGTDALILALMAAGISNGDDVITTPYSFFSSVSCIIRVGAKPVFVDIDPETYNADVSRLESVITDRTRAAIPVHLFGLVCEPEPWRIIAGKHELTIIEDACQAVGARRDGFTAGGIGDFGCFSFYPTKNLGGAGDGGMVLVRDEKAAQLVRMDRVHGGRDRYHHDRVGICGRLDELQAAVLLVKIKHLEEWNEQRRRLARLYDNLLASTPVNLPRVPQDAYHTYHQYVIRAPRRDELRDFLRSRGIGCDVYYPVPLHLQPCFEFLGYRQGQFPEAEKLALEALALPMYAELTTEQVETVCRAITEFYGAGC
- a CDS encoding sugar transferase, which produces MTPTNEQSIWVRVFCQITDVVMIVVAFVTSFAMRSQIRAVFFFGTAQTVDDYYNVMIVAVIVWWLILDAQKAYSETRRLTLAHDIKIVFRTSILATMIVLGLAYMLRVETPPRAATGLFVIFAVCLLSLNRVFFRYLRAFLRQEGALAKTILIVGSGQKAQRFLTSIRRHAEWGVDLIGFVEHEPERIGLEIMGAKVLGGPEDLPRILHEHPIHEVVFAIPSRQLESCTDMLALCEQEGVNTVILSNFFSGLVAQVETDILYDQPVLVYRTTHHKEWQLFVKRLFDIAFAATFLILLFPLLAAIAIAIKLDDGGPMFYTWKVVGRDKRNFQGYKFRTMVVDADRLKEKLMAKNEMSGIAFKMKQDPRITRVGHFLRKYSLDELPQLWSVLLGQMSIVGPRPPLESELRRFESWHRRKLSVKPGLTCLWQISGRSAITDFDEWIKLDLAYIDNWSLWLDFKILLKTIPVVLVGRGAQ
- a CDS encoding SDR family NAD(P)-dependent oxidoreductase, which translates into the protein MRVLVTGGAGFIGSHTVDALLARGCEVTILDSLEKPVHLKGKPDYLPAKARFIEGDVRRREDVLAALDGVEAVFHFAAYQDYLPNFSKFFHVNSVGTALIFELIVEKKLPVRKVIVASSQAVAGEGVYASAAGEFFRPDIRPLAQLEAGEWEFRHPATGEVLQWKPTPETHANPQNQYALSKYSQELMTLAFGKRYEIPSVAMRYSIVQGPRQSFYNSYSGACRIFSLNYFFDRAPVIYEDGMQVRDFVNIQDVVRANLLALDDDRANYEMLNVGGGTAYTVRDFCDIVAREFGRAEIPPRMSGLFRFGDTRHSISDISKLQRLGWTPRESPAVSVHQYREYLEQQTDIEDIMEFAEKNMRSMNVVRAARKVVQS
- a CDS encoding NAD-dependent epimerase/dehydratase family protein gives rise to the protein MRILVTGGAGFIGSHVADGFIADGHDVAVLDDLSTGFRHNVPAKARFYKGDIRDRDFVRKSFADFRPDVVDHHAAQMDVRRSLDDPLFDAECNVLGSLNVILEAVRCGAERMIYASTGGAVYGEPEFLPVNERHPLRPECAYGISKHTVEHYLFLYRMLEGLDYLVLRYPNVYGPRQNPHGEAGVNAIFIGLMLEEKTPVIFGDGEQLRDYVYISDIVEANRLALTKGAGEILNIGSGVGRSVNEIFSTLAEILNFNKPPEHAPARPGEIKRVYLDAARAGQILGWKPRVAFEDGLRETVKWHMTQREVTA
- a CDS encoding nucleotidyltransferase family protein, which gives rise to MKAILLAAGLGTRLGSLTNKTPKCLLPIGGVPLLGHWLRLLEQCGVSEALVNLHHHADSVRDYLSTVKTTVHVTTFFEPELLGSAGTIRAVWDFVASEEDFFIIYADNLAILDLARLWAFHERMKQPLLSAVAYPTDEPRRCGILELADDGRVVSFEEKPECPRSNSANAGIHVANGKLWEWLPETTPADFGFHVLPRLVGRMYGYVTDEYIQDIGTPESYVRAQQAWETREH
- a CDS encoding GHMP kinase; its protein translation is MVISQTPLRISFAGGGSDLSEFYRDGAGQVISSAIDKYIFVIIKERFDNNIVLNYSSKEIVEDVSEIKHELIREAMIMTGMRRGVEISTLADIPSEGSGLGSSSSLIVGLLNAMYMYQGRQVTAERLAEEACEIEIERCGRPIGKQDQYIAAFGGLRTFEFHPDGTVTNQLVELPARALWQFGSSLMLFYTYRTRNSAEILTEQKKVTRDRRKIIEGMLPLVGKIQDALLARRFDDVGYALHEGWMLKRKMASRISDSQIDELYDRALKSGALGGKIAGAGGGGFLLLYVPPVHQERVRSVMSDLFELTFLPERDGSKVIFNLRRYSFK
- a CDS encoding SIS domain-containing protein, with product MNERRRHIYAYLNTLKSVLDSLPVDAIERVLDVLEKAYRADKTIFICGNGGSAATASHWTCDFAKGTVAPGAKRLRMICLNDSVTTLTAYANDVSYDQVFAEPLRTFAKAGDAIVLLTASGNSPSILEAARAARELGVTSIGLIGFGGGKLASLVDHAVIVPCREYGPVEDLHMILDHVISLHLRAIIAGGQGTCE
- a CDS encoding UDP-glucose/GDP-mannose dehydrogenase family protein is translated as MKLCVIGTCYVGLVTGTCLAETGHDVVCVDIDRVKIESLKRGEIPIYEPGLQEILVRNIEKGRLHFSTDLPAVMDQAEILMIAVGTPPSEDGSADLSHVLAVAETIGRHLKSYKIVVNKSTVPVGSGDLVRKRIASLTSQEFDVVSNPEFLKEGDAVNDFMKPDRIVLGLQSERAEEAMKRLYAPFQRTGHRIIVMDVRSAELTKYAANALLATKISFMNEMANLCEVLGADVTSVRYGVGSDPRIGSQFLFPGVGFGGSCFPKDVTALSRMGDEAGVPLRILHAVTEVNDRQRLRLVDKVVKRFGENLSGRTFALWGLAFKPRTDDMREAPSIYTVDALVKRGAGVRGYDPAAMKEAKGVMGNKIRLYDDGYSLLDGADALLILTEWQEFRDPDFASIKKRLKNPLIFDGRNLFEPEDMRAAGFEYHCIGRS
- a CDS encoding Ig-like domain-containing protein — protein: MGKSRGTRWTRRAIPMVISTLILSCAKVGVPPGGPEDKTGPTIVSHFPESDAINAPRRMIARLEFSEPVNRPSVEAALFLSPDPRQRLRYRWSGRTLELIYLDSLDADRTYVISVGSQAKDERGNPCGTTYTIAFSTGQQIDRGSIRGWIEGLETPQAVSLWAYRIESEASVDPIRQTAEYGVQADRDGGFRFEYLKNGSYRVFAIHDRNRDGLWTPPAEPVGVPPWDVTVSEMSVPWISLRLAQQDTIAALIRSSRAVNDRLVDVRMNRPISTLAGWFVGPMKDTIAVLDAYADSAGADEWHVFPERRLTEGDWRIIAAGEDVFGSFWQDVDTFEVRARADTSRPRIYRMVPAPRSRARLTPEKIAIEFTEPIELDPEFAAMSTFVIGDSDTVVTEFVRSAPRMLDIVPDQLLPEGTGCRIFLWASSILDLSGNAVGDTTIAFDFSIWPADSLGMLVGKVVDVDSGRFAVYITAVRDRMPTAATETSAGAEFRIERLPAIQYVLEAFHDRDYDGKFSYGSVRPFVFSEPFWISSDTVLVRARWESETQIKWPSTQ